One bacterium genomic window carries:
- a CDS encoding PaaI family thioesterase, with the protein MDKAAPASPPEGTSRRDAPASRDAGTCFACGQANPIGLRLRFEADGEGIRAEFTPGPHYQGYEGVLHGGIIAAALDDAMANLFHMRGRETVTARLEVRYRREAPIGQRLIVTARTTGERGRFFTAEATLALPDGTCLAEASGMLARGG; encoded by the coding sequence GTGGATAAGGCTGCGCCGGCGTCGCCCCCTGAGGGGACTAGCCGGCGGGATGCGCCGGCGTCGCGCGACGCGGGCACCTGCTTTGCGTGCGGCCAGGCCAACCCGATCGGCCTTCGCCTGCGGTTCGAGGCGGACGGGGAGGGGATCCGCGCCGAGTTCACGCCCGGTCCGCACTATCAGGGATACGAGGGCGTGCTCCACGGCGGCATCATCGCCGCGGCGCTCGACGACGCGATGGCCAACTTGTTTCATATGCGCGGGCGCGAGACTGTGACCGCGCGGCTCGAGGTCCGGTACCGCCGCGAAGCGCCGATCGGACAACGGTTGATCGTGACCGCGCGGACGACGGGCGAGCGGGGCCGCTTCTTCACCGCGGAGGCGACCCTGGCGCTTCCGGACGGCACGTGTCTCGCCGAGGCGAGCGGGATGCTCGCGCGGGGCG